Proteins encoded in a region of the Streptomyces sp. NBC_00258 genome:
- a CDS encoding ABC transporter substrate-binding protein, translating to MPLGRRQVLVAGSLTAAAGALGAKTAHATGHGGETKSLEQLYREAKAEGGSLIVYAGGDTATQQDGNKAAFEKAFPGITLDIVVDYSKFHDARIDNQLATDALVPDVVQLQTLQDFPRWKREGVLRCYKPAGFSRVHPAFKDPDGAWTGIFVDAFSTIYNVDKAGATAPASARDLLDPRWKGKIVSTFPNDDDAVLYLYKVIVDKYGWDWLRRFVAQDIAWVRGTQEPADRVEAGSAAVALGTDGMLTPADGVRTRFVLPKNDPFMAWAQRAAIFKNAKHPAAAKLYLNWWLDKQTQSDFYMWSVRTDVAPHAGYRPIWDYPNANLDGFDTFMADRALVERFRQQLTLYVGEVTGAPSPGWLGLHPGRR from the coding sequence ATGCCGCTCGGACGACGTCAGGTACTCGTCGCAGGCTCACTCACCGCCGCCGCAGGCGCCCTGGGCGCCAAAACGGCGCACGCAACGGGACACGGAGGGGAGACCAAGAGCCTGGAGCAGCTGTACCGCGAGGCGAAAGCGGAAGGCGGCTCGCTGATCGTCTACGCGGGCGGCGACACCGCGACCCAGCAGGACGGCAACAAGGCCGCCTTCGAGAAGGCGTTCCCCGGCATCACGCTGGACATCGTCGTGGACTACAGCAAGTTCCACGATGCCCGCATCGACAACCAGCTCGCCACCGATGCCCTCGTTCCCGACGTCGTCCAGCTGCAGACCCTGCAGGACTTCCCGCGCTGGAAGCGGGAAGGCGTACTGCGCTGCTACAAGCCGGCCGGCTTCTCCCGCGTGCACCCCGCCTTCAAAGACCCCGACGGCGCCTGGACCGGCATCTTCGTCGACGCGTTCTCCACGATCTACAACGTCGACAAGGCCGGGGCTACTGCGCCCGCCTCCGCCCGGGACCTCCTCGACCCCCGCTGGAAGGGGAAGATCGTCTCGACGTTCCCGAACGACGACGACGCCGTCCTCTACCTCTACAAGGTCATCGTCGACAAGTACGGCTGGGACTGGCTGCGCCGCTTCGTCGCCCAGGACATCGCCTGGGTACGCGGCACTCAGGAACCCGCCGACCGGGTCGAGGCAGGCAGCGCGGCCGTCGCCCTGGGCACCGACGGCATGCTGACCCCGGCCGACGGGGTCAGGACCCGCTTCGTCCTCCCGAAGAACGACCCCTTCATGGCCTGGGCCCAGCGCGCCGCCATCTTCAAGAACGCCAAGCACCCGGCCGCCGCCAAGCTGTACCTGAACTGGTGGCTCGACAAGCAGACCCAGTCCGACTTCTACATGTGGTCCGTCCGCACCGACGTCGCCCCTCATGCCGGCTACCGCCCCATCTGGGACTACCCCAACGCCAACCTGGACGGCTTCGACACGTTCATGGCCGACCGCGCCCTCGTCGAGCGCTTCCGGCAGCAGCTGACCCTCTACGTCGGCGAGGTCACCGGAGCGCCGTCCCCGGGCTGGTTGGGACTGCACCCCGGACGTCGGTGA
- a CDS encoding MarR family winged helix-turn-helix transcriptional regulator, whose translation MSGLLNDEAVVLYGDILRLTDAVGGRAEHTIRQASGLGGSEFEVLLRLARHPQRRTTSARLAEDLSFTSGGLTRLIARMEEAGLITRHPHPEDRRASLLEATEKGNDLLERALTAHVPQMTADLMEPLTAVERLILRELVTKLLAHSTRGTVAAPAGP comes from the coding sequence ATGAGTGGGCTTCTGAACGATGAGGCAGTCGTCCTGTACGGCGACATCCTGCGCCTGACCGACGCCGTCGGCGGACGGGCCGAACACACGATCCGCCAGGCCTCCGGGCTCGGCGGGTCCGAGTTCGAGGTGCTGCTGCGCCTGGCGCGCCATCCGCAACGCCGCACCACCAGCGCCCGCCTCGCCGAGGACCTCTCCTTCACCTCCGGCGGCCTGACCCGGCTGATCGCCCGTATGGAAGAGGCCGGGCTGATCACCCGGCACCCTCACCCCGAGGACCGCAGGGCCTCCCTCCTGGAGGCCACCGAAAAGGGCAACGACCTGCTGGAGCGTGCCCTCACCGCGCACGTCCCGCAGATGACCGCCGACCTGATGGAACCGCTCACCGCCGTCGAGCGGCTGATCCTGCGCGAGCTGGTGACCAAGCTGCTCGCCCACTCCACACGCGGCACGGTCGCCGCGCCTGCCGGGCCGTGA